The window ACCGGGTTCGACGTCGCTCGGCCCGCCGGCGTCGACACCGCAACCGCCACAGCCACGGCCCGTGTCGCCGAAGACGTCCTCGTTCCACTCCGTGACCTCGGGGTCGTCGGGCACCCAGTCGGGGTCGAGGTCGAGCCGCTCGACCTCGAGTTCGACCAGCGCCGCGAGCAGTTCCGCGAGCGCGGCGTAGAACCCGGACTCGCTGTCGTCGTGGTCGCCGACCTCGTCCGCGAACCGCCAGTACCACCGGCCGAGGTGGTCCTCGAGGAAGGATCGGCGCGCGTCGACGACGACCTCGACGCCGTCGTCGTCGCCGTCCATCCGGAGCGCCGCCTCGCGGTGGCTGAGGTGGCTCAAAAACTCCGTCAGGAAGCAGACGTGGTCGCCGCGGTCGGTCTGTCCCTCGGCGATCGACAGGCCGAACGCCTCGTAGAAACCGCTGATGTCGGCGAGCCGGCGGACGTTGGTCATCAGCGGCCCCGGCAGGTAGGTCAGTTCGTAGGGGGAGACGGTCACGCCCTCCTCGACCCCGAACAGCGACGCCCACTGGTCGTGGAGTTCGCGGTGGTCGGCTCCCTCGAGCGCGTCGGCGACGGCCGCCGCCGCGTCCGCGACGTCTTCGTCGATCGCCGCGGCCGACTCCTGCAGGTCCTTACGGTAGGCCCCGTCCTCGCGGGCGGCCGCGAAGTCGTCGCCGGGGCGGTCGAATCCCAGCGAGCACAGCGAATACAGCCGGCTGCGGTGGACCGCGGTCTCGAGGTCGCCGGGCGGGTCGATCGGCTCCGGTTCGGGCTCCGGCGTCGGCTCCTCGGTCTCGCCGGCCGCGCTCGGCGGACCGCCGAGGATGGTGTTCTCGGTCATGGTTACGTGATGTCCAGTCGGTAGACCTCTTCGTCCTCGTCGTAGCGGTCCCGTTCGGCGGTGGGCTCGGTGATCGGCACGCGGCCGACCTCGTCGCCCTCGTAGTAGCCGACCGCCTCATCGCCGTCGATCTCGAAAGCGGTGATCGACCACTCGGTCGACCCCATCAGCTTGAACAGCCCCTCGAGTTCGGGTTCGTCGCCGTCGCGCATCGCACGATAGGTGTCGATGGCGTCGTCGACGCCAGGCCCGAACATCTGGGTGAGATAGTCCGTCGGGGCCGTGATCGGCGGCACGTAGTAGACGTTCGGCTCGAGGCCGAACTGCGGGTACAGCGGCTTCGCCAGTTCCTTCTGGTGGACGACGAAGTCGAGCGGGTTCGTCGGCTCCTCGGCCGGGTCGGAGTCGTCGGCCTCCTCGGGCGGGTTGATGTAGCCGTGCAGGCGGATCTTCCCCAGGCAGTTCTCGAAGCACTGCGGGGCCTTCCCTTGCTCCGTCTTGGTGTAGCAGCCGATACACTTCTGGGAGATGCTCTCGGCGGGGTTGTAGATCGCCTTCTTGTAGGGGCAGGCCTCGTTACACTGCTGGAACGCCTGGCAGGACTCCTCGTCGATGAGGACCACGCCGTCCTCCTCGCGTTTGTAGATCGCCGGGACGGGACAGGAGCCGGCACAGGCGGCGTACGTACAGTGGTTACAGATCCGCGGGAGGTAGAAGAACCACACGGGGTGGGTCTCCTCGTCGAAGTGGCTGATCGACTCCATCGTGTCGCCCGCGATCTCGTCCTCGCCGAGGTTCGGGTACCGCATGTCGTCGGCGTCGGGCAGGAACCCGGCGAC of the Halobiforma lacisalsi AJ5 genome contains:
- a CDS encoding 4Fe-4S dicluster domain-containing protein yields the protein MPKVENWQLGREVEYPYEGARPDDQWAAIFDLNKCIECQTCTLACKTTWTHEEGQEHMFWNNVETKPYGSHPVGWDQRTLEDMGAGEWGDDGTYEGDTIFEAEDVDWDDPENHPQETMQARDDVAGFLPDADDMRYPNLGEDEIAGDTMESISHFDEETHPVWFFYLPRICNHCTYAACAGSCPVPAIYKREEDGVVLIDEESCQAFQQCNEACPYKKAIYNPAESISQKCIGCYTKTEQGKAPQCFENCLGKIRLHGYINPPEEADDSDPAEEPTNPLDFVVHQKELAKPLYPQFGLEPNVYYVPPITAPTDYLTQMFGPGVDDAIDTYRAMRDGDEPELEGLFKLMGSTEWSITAFEIDGDEAVGYYEGDEVGRVPITEPTAERDRYDEDEEVYRLDIT
- a CDS encoding TorD/DmsD family molecular chaperone; the protein is MTENTILGGPPSAAGETEEPTPEPEPEPIDPPGDLETAVHRSRLYSLCSLGFDRPGDDFAAAREDGAYRKDLQESAAAIDEDVADAAAAVADALEGADHRELHDQWASLFGVEEGVTVSPYELTYLPGPLMTNVRRLADISGFYEAFGLSIAEGQTDRGDHVCFLTEFLSHLSHREAALRMDGDDDGVEVVVDARRSFLEDHLGRWYWRFADEVGDHDDSESGFYAALAELLAALVELEVERLDLDPDWVPDDPEVTEWNEDVFGDTGRGCGGCGVDAGGPSDVEPGRVPGVDPAADADPDPNPDPDHDSDVGGDS